The nucleotide sequence GGAAGCGTCAGGGACAACGTCGGAGAGTAAAAGATGCCCTTTGGGAGAAGTACATGGTGTGACAAAGCCGGACAGAGGAggccagaaacagagagaagctgATCCTGCCAGCATAGGAGGCAGCTTAGTGCATGCCTGCTGTGCCTCTGTGGACCTCCTTGGCCTCTTCCTCAAGGACTTCTGTGGCCAGAGTGAGCAAGATGAAAACAAAAGCCTAAGATGCATCATGTTCCTTGTCAGAGCAAGACCAACAAGGGGACACAGGTTCACTTCTGCGCAAATGATGAATTCCTGGGAATGGGGGGAACATGTTTGTTATACATAAAAGGAGTGTGTGAACATCCTTCTGGTAATCCCTCTCTTCTCTCACTGTGGGTGTGGTCTGCCTTCTCAGCAACCCTTCTTCTATCCTGTTACCAATTTCCACGATGCCACCTCCACTTCCTTCCACCTCCCCTCACTTCTTCCCACTCTCCTGCTTTaggtctgtctctttctttcatattCCTCCCCTTTATCTACTGTCCTCAATACCAATACAGTCATTTTAGAGTCGACGTTAGGGAGATCCTCAAGGAAATGCTGAAATCTCAAGTCTAACGACTTTTCAATGGGCTGCATATTCGGAGGTGCAGAACGGAGAGAGATGGTATGAGTGGTCCCTGCGTGGAAATAGAAACATTTCCTCCTCCTAGAGCATCTCTCCTCACACACCACTTTTGTCTCCACAGGGAAAGAATGAAGTCTTTGGTCACCAAGCGCCCTTGGCCTGTGCTGTTGCTACTGTTGCTGCTGCCACTGAAGCCGCAAGGGAATTACTGGGATTACGAAGAGTATGAACTAAACCCGGAATTACGTGACTACTTGAGGGAGCGTCATCAACCAACGCCTACCAAACCACCCACCCTACAAAGAATCATAGAAAAGATCATTGCTGACCCTGACCGACCTTTCTACGGCGAGGATTACTGCCGCACTGAACTCCTGTATAAAAACCTTCACTATAAGCTGCGCTGTTACCCAGAGTTCTACATTTTAAACGTGCCCTTTTTTAGGCTACAACGCTCCTGTACAGGCGTGCGTGTGGAGTGTAACAACGGGGCCCAGTTCTGCAGAAGAAGCGTGGGAGTAATGCCTGCGGTGCGGTGTGTCTTAGAAGGGGGAGATACCGCGGGAAACTGCGAGTACCAGACCACCTTCGTCACAGGTTATCCGGTTGTCACTTGTCAATGGGACAACGACACCAAATTATTCGTTCCTAACAATGTGCTTGATGTCATGCCAGCCGAGTAGCAGGGAAGCATCACGCACGAGAAATATGTCTCCTCCacgccccgcccccagcccaaCATTCTAGGTTTCTCTAAGCAATTCCATTTGGGAATGGCTCGCTTTTTAGATACTGATGCTGTTAGTCAAAGGTGAGAACGGTGGCGTAGGTCCATTCGCTCTGATCCTacacctccctcctttccccccaaAGCACTGACTGGCAGCATGGGCTATGCTCACCAAACGCACAGGTGTCTTCATAAAGGTCACAGAATGTGCCACGACAATAAACATCCACAGCAAACACATAACCGACATGAAAAGAAAAGGGGCTGGACGTGGGCGGTCAGGCTAGTGCCTTCAGCCCTTTGGAGAATGTGGGAGAAGTTAAGCTTGAGGCTGGTCTGTGCTACCAGGCAAAACGGAgaagcaaataaataaagcatCCTTGGGAATAACTGCCTGAAGGATCATCAGAGttttcatgtgatttttctggCTCAGCAGCAAAAACAAAGTGCGTCAGTCTAGTGACTGGCCCTGTGGACGGTGATAGGACATTTTACGCAGCGGGTCTTTCCGGCGTTCTGTTGATGTGTGTAGTTCACTTTTCGTGTTCTCTATGTGTAACCCACGCACGGCACAGTGGCGGAGGAGCACCTCAGGATAAAAGCCTTCCTAAAGTACACAGGGATGCACTGTCCCAGAGTGCCCTCCGGCTGCCAGGGTGTGTGTAAGAAGCCCCACCTCTTGCTGCAGTTCAGACAAAAGTCTTCACAAGGACTCAGCGCAGTTCCTCGTACTCTGGCATATTGATAATTCCTTACAGTTCCTTTCTTATTTTCCAAAAGATGTAGCTCCATCAGAGTATGCTCTGCCTCAAAGAAAAAGGCTGGAGAGTGTGCTAAAGAAAATGTCTATTCTCTTTAAGCAACAATTTTCTCTCCCCGCCCCCGACTTCTTATAGCTTTAAGTAATAGATGTCActattacttaaaatttttagaaaatttcTATTAGAATTAGTAACGGGGAACAGCATCGGTGTCTTGGTGCATTTCACCCCAATTCACGGTGCTAGGCTCCGTAACTCCTTACCACTATTTTCAGAGTTAAAGTTGAACTCCTACTCACCCATTAGCTGCTATAAATTAAGGCCTGACACTGCCAGTCCCTTTTCATTATCCAAAGAGAAAGGTACAAGGAAACCTTGCTCCCAAAAGCCTTAAGGGGAGGCTTTTGACCATGATGTTGAACAAATAGAGACCCTGATGAGCTCTTCTGAACCTCCATGACACCATTACATTACAACACAGCCTTGACAGTGAACTGCAGAAATTCTGTACATGGCTGGCCTGGTATATGATTTGAACCATTTCCTCTGGGCCGTGATGACGTCTCCTATCTTTGAATTTTACAAGGTGCACGCAGCCGTATTTATTGAAGTATAGAAAAGCG is from Meriones unguiculatus strain TT.TT164.6M chromosome 9, Bangor_MerUng_6.1, whole genome shotgun sequence and encodes:
- the Rnase9 gene encoding inactive ribonuclease-like protein 9, producing the protein MKSLVTKRPWPVLLLLLLLPLKPQGNYWDYEEYELNPELRDYLRERHQPTPTKPPTLQRIIEKIIADPDRPFYGEDYCRTELLYKNLHYKLRCYPEFYILNVPFFRLQRSCTGVRVECNNGAQFCRRSVGVMPAVRCVLEGGDTAGNCEYQTTFVTGYPVVTCQWDNDTKLFVPNNVLDVMPAE